The proteins below are encoded in one region of Lactuca sativa cultivar Salinas chromosome 3, Lsat_Salinas_v11, whole genome shotgun sequence:
- the LOC111920864 gene encoding uncharacterized protein LOC111920864: MTDYLHKLSKLVDMLENIVSKISDRNLVIYTLNGLPSKFENLAIFIRYSRPFPSFTDVPSTLTMVYKTMRLLDSKALSNLHADHSSSPTALTVQSSSNNNTSSSNYRRNSFNRGGRSGGRHNRGSWNNRSGGRGRGSYPSSGVNFLGHQMYVLTHWGLLPCGFGPTPMWTSPPTQYGPSFSQSGLLPSPAGPP; this comes from the coding sequence ATGACTGATTATCTTCACAAGCTCTCAAAATTGGTTGATATGCTCGAAAACATTGTGTCCAAGATTTCTGATCGGAACTTGGTGATATACACTCTTAATGGTCTTCCCTCCAAGTTTGAGAACCTTGCTATATTTATTCGATATTCGAGACCCTTCCCATCATTCACTGATGTTCCATCCACTCTCACCATGGTATACAAAACGATGAGACTTTtggactccaaagctctctccaATTTGCATGCTGATCACTCCTCATCACCCACTGCACTCACAGTTCAGTCCTCCAGCAACAACAATACCTCATCCTCTAATTACCGTCGCAACTCTTTTAACCGTGGTGGTCGTTCTGGCGGTCGACATAACCGAGGCAGTTGGAATAATCGAAGTGGCGGTCGCGGTCGTGGCTCATATCCCTCATCAGGTGTTAATTTTTTGGGTCATCAAATGTATGTTCTGACTCATTGGGGTCTGCTGCCTTGCGGTTTTGGACCTACTCCTATGTGGACTTCACCGCCCACTCAATATGGGCCGTCCTTCTCTCAGTCGGGCCTTCTGCCCTCTCCTGCTGGACCCCCATGA